The following coding sequences are from one Musa acuminata AAA Group cultivar baxijiao chromosome BXJ1-6, Cavendish_Baxijiao_AAA, whole genome shotgun sequence window:
- the LOC103989269 gene encoding uncharacterized protein LOC103989269 produces MASVEVESAPVVEVPTDAPVATVVEAEPAPAPAVEAEPAPAPAVDEPKEEEEETPAEEAAAAAEPEETPAEEPAAEPVATEAEPAAAEPTEEAKPEAEPEAAAPVAEETTDPTVEEPEAATEEAAAPAAAEEAAAEPAVASE; encoded by the exons ATGGCTTCTGTTGAG GTCGAATCAGCTCCTGTCGTTGAGGTTCCGACTGATGCCCCGGTTGCTACTGTCGTCGAGGCCGAACCTGCACCTGCGCCGGCCGTCGAGGCCGAACCTGCTCCTGCTCCGGCCGTCGACGagcccaaagaagaagaagaagaaaccccagcagaagaagcagcagcagcagcagagcctGAGGAGACGCCGGCTGAAGAGCCCGCGGCCGAGCCCGTAGCCACCGAGGCCGAACCGGCAGCAGCGGAGCCTACCGAGGAGGCAAAGCCGGAGGCTGAACCCGAGGCCGCCGCTCCCGTAGCTGAGGAGACCACGGATCCGACGGTCGAGGAGCCGGAGGCGGCAACCGAAGAAGCTGCAGCACCGGCCGCCGCCGAGGAGGCTGCAGCGGAGCCGGCCGTGGCCTCGGAGTGA